One Oryza glaberrima chromosome 10, OglaRS2, whole genome shotgun sequence DNA segment encodes these proteins:
- the LOC127753281 gene encoding uncharacterized protein LOC127753281 isoform X1: MAQPAMEGTVQVGGGGAQEPRGQYGGGGKNGGDASPRKHAAAAAAAALPRHRRSKSASSDRSLEPCKHAALHDQRCTQAAQATPSSHHQPDATTRKSHAAAAAAAEGSSIHHVLTRDRSRASASPNHRVSLENDQIRQLQLNLHQERSIRIMLDRAIGRASSTLSPGHMHFPAQTKELIAEIELLEEEIANREQHVLTLYRSIFDQSASGASSGQSSGLSSPAHTKSISSRTRRHPSIISSAFCSSKKLPLQPFQIMTSVSESGRSKSTLKTKIKHESFSSETLDIHPATFPPDPRKLPYSGSSSLTRTLKDHLYQCPSKISEEMVRCMASIYCLLRTECPENPEKVRSPFLSRSSTNVILPRRGNGEDTNLSNTKCTVEVSSISADKNHMPDVSYAITHYRLLVEQLERVDLSMSETNIKLAFWINVYNSLVMHAYLAYGIPNSSLKRMALFHKAAYNIGGHAVTANSIEHALLCCRSPRIGRWFESILSTAMRKKCADEKQLVQLKFGLPDCQPLALFALCTGASSDPMLKVYTAKNISEELERAKREFLQASVVVRKSKKVFLPRLVERYAREAGLAGADELLAWARDNADARATQDAIQRLCVDAAGGRRKAAQAVEWLPYNARFRYAFPRTMVDKPLF; encoded by the exons ATGGCTCAACCCGCCATGGAAGGGACGGTGcaggttggaggaggaggagcacaagAACCTCGCGGACAGtacggcggaggcggcaagaACGGCGGCGACGCCTCCCCGCGCAAgcatgccgctgccgctgccgctgccgccttgcCGCGACACCGGCGATCCAAGAG TGCTTCTTCCGATCGGAGCCTGGAGCCATGCAAGCACGCGGCGTTGCACGATCAGCGCTGCACCCAAGCAGCACAGGCGACGCCGAGCTCTCATCACCAACCGGACGCGACGACGAGGAaatcccacgccgccgccgccgccgccgccgagggctcCTCCATCCACCATGTACTGACGAGAGATCGCAGCAGGGCGAGCGCGTCGCCGAACCATCGCGTCTCGCTGGAGAAtgat CAGATCAGGCAGCTGCAGCTTAACCTGCATCAGGAGAGGTCGATCCGGATCATGCTTGACCGGGCGATTGGCCGCGCATCCAGCACTCTGTCTCCTGGCCACATGCATTTCCCAGCTCAG ACAAAGGAACTGATTGCAGAGATTGAATTGCTTGAAGAGGAAATCGCAAACCGTGAGCAGCATGTTCTTACCCTCTACAGAAGCATCTTCGATCAATCTGCGTCTGGAGCATCCTCAGGGCAGAGTTCTGGTCTTTCTTCCCCGGCGCATACCAAGAGTATCAGCTCTAGAACAAGACGGCATCCGAGCATAATATCGAGTGCATTTTGCTCATCTAAGAAGCTCCCGCTCCAACCTTTCCAAATCATGACATCGGTATCGGAGTCGGGGAGATCGAAGAGTACGCTGAAAACCAAGATTAAGCATGAATCTTTCTCAAGTGAAACATTGGATATTCACCCTGCAACCTTCCCACCAGATCCAAGGAAG CTTCCTTATTCAGGAAGTAGTTCTTTGACTCGGACCCTGAAAGATCACCTCTACCAATGTCCAAGCAAAATATCCGAAGAAATGGTTAGATGCATGGCCTCCATATACTGTCTTCTTCGCACCGAGTGTCCCGAAAACCCTGAAAAGGTCCGTTCACCATTCTTGTCGAGGTCATCAACAAATGTCATTCTTCCTCGGAGAGGAAACGGAGAGGACACTAATTTGTCAAACACCAAATGTACGGTGGAAGTATCTTCAATATCAGCTGATAAGAATCACATGCCAGATGTCTCTTATGCAATTACGCACTACAG GTTGCTTGTGGAGCAGCTTGAAAGGGTTGATCTGAGTATGTCAGAAACCAATATTAAATTGGCCTTCTGGATCAATGTGTATAATTCTCTTGTCATGCAT GCATATCTAGCATATGGCATTCCAAACAGTTCTCTGAAAAGAATGGCTCTATTTCACAAG GCTGCCTACAATATTGGAGGCCATGCAGTCACGGCCAATTCCATCGAACACGCTCTACTATGCTGCAGATCTCCACGGATTGGTCGT TGGTTTGAATCCATACTGTCGACGGCGATGCGGAAGAAATGCGCAGATGAGAAGCAACTCGTCCAGCTCAAATTCGGCCTGCCGGACTGCCAGCCTCTCGCCCTGTTCGCTCTGTGCACAGGAGCTTCATCTGATCCCATG CTGAAGGTGTACACGGCGAAGAACATCAGTGAGGAGCTGGAGCGTGCGAAGCGGGAGTTCCTGCAGGCGAGCGTGGTGGTGAGGAAGTCCAAGAAGGTGTTCCTGCCGCGCCTCGTCGAGCGGTACGCCCGGGAggccggcctcgccggcgccgacgagctcctcgcgTGGGCGCGCGACAACGCCGACGCCCGCGCCACCCAGGACGCCATCCAGCGGCTGtgcgtcgacgccgccggcggccggaggaaggcggcgcagGCCGTCGAGTGGCTCCCCTACAACGCCAGGTTCCGCTACGCCTTCCCCCGGACCATGGTCGACAAGCCACTCTTCTGA
- the LOC127753281 gene encoding uncharacterized protein LOC127753281 isoform X2: MAQPAMEGTVQVGGGGAQEPRGQYGGGGKNGGDASPRKHAAAAAAAALPRHRRSKSASSDRSLEPCKHAALHDQRCTQAAQATPSSHHQPDATTRKSHAAAAAAAEGSSIHHVLTRDRSRASASPNHRVSLENDIRQLQLNLHQERSIRIMLDRAIGRASSTLSPGHMHFPAQTKELIAEIELLEEEIANREQHVLTLYRSIFDQSASGASSGQSSGLSSPAHTKSISSRTRRHPSIISSAFCSSKKLPLQPFQIMTSVSESGRSKSTLKTKIKHESFSSETLDIHPATFPPDPRKLPYSGSSSLTRTLKDHLYQCPSKISEEMVRCMASIYCLLRTECPENPEKVRSPFLSRSSTNVILPRRGNGEDTNLSNTKCTVEVSSISADKNHMPDVSYAITHYRLLVEQLERVDLSMSETNIKLAFWINVYNSLVMHAYLAYGIPNSSLKRMALFHKAAYNIGGHAVTANSIEHALLCCRSPRIGRWFESILSTAMRKKCADEKQLVQLKFGLPDCQPLALFALCTGASSDPMLKVYTAKNISEELERAKREFLQASVVVRKSKKVFLPRLVERYAREAGLAGADELLAWARDNADARATQDAIQRLCVDAAGGRRKAAQAVEWLPYNARFRYAFPRTMVDKPLF; the protein is encoded by the exons ATGGCTCAACCCGCCATGGAAGGGACGGTGcaggttggaggaggaggagcacaagAACCTCGCGGACAGtacggcggaggcggcaagaACGGCGGCGACGCCTCCCCGCGCAAgcatgccgctgccgctgccgctgccgccttgcCGCGACACCGGCGATCCAAGAG TGCTTCTTCCGATCGGAGCCTGGAGCCATGCAAGCACGCGGCGTTGCACGATCAGCGCTGCACCCAAGCAGCACAGGCGACGCCGAGCTCTCATCACCAACCGGACGCGACGACGAGGAaatcccacgccgccgccgccgccgccgccgagggctcCTCCATCCACCATGTACTGACGAGAGATCGCAGCAGGGCGAGCGCGTCGCCGAACCATCGCGTCTCGCTGGAGAAtgat ATCAGGCAGCTGCAGCTTAACCTGCATCAGGAGAGGTCGATCCGGATCATGCTTGACCGGGCGATTGGCCGCGCATCCAGCACTCTGTCTCCTGGCCACATGCATTTCCCAGCTCAG ACAAAGGAACTGATTGCAGAGATTGAATTGCTTGAAGAGGAAATCGCAAACCGTGAGCAGCATGTTCTTACCCTCTACAGAAGCATCTTCGATCAATCTGCGTCTGGAGCATCCTCAGGGCAGAGTTCTGGTCTTTCTTCCCCGGCGCATACCAAGAGTATCAGCTCTAGAACAAGACGGCATCCGAGCATAATATCGAGTGCATTTTGCTCATCTAAGAAGCTCCCGCTCCAACCTTTCCAAATCATGACATCGGTATCGGAGTCGGGGAGATCGAAGAGTACGCTGAAAACCAAGATTAAGCATGAATCTTTCTCAAGTGAAACATTGGATATTCACCCTGCAACCTTCCCACCAGATCCAAGGAAG CTTCCTTATTCAGGAAGTAGTTCTTTGACTCGGACCCTGAAAGATCACCTCTACCAATGTCCAAGCAAAATATCCGAAGAAATGGTTAGATGCATGGCCTCCATATACTGTCTTCTTCGCACCGAGTGTCCCGAAAACCCTGAAAAGGTCCGTTCACCATTCTTGTCGAGGTCATCAACAAATGTCATTCTTCCTCGGAGAGGAAACGGAGAGGACACTAATTTGTCAAACACCAAATGTACGGTGGAAGTATCTTCAATATCAGCTGATAAGAATCACATGCCAGATGTCTCTTATGCAATTACGCACTACAG GTTGCTTGTGGAGCAGCTTGAAAGGGTTGATCTGAGTATGTCAGAAACCAATATTAAATTGGCCTTCTGGATCAATGTGTATAATTCTCTTGTCATGCAT GCATATCTAGCATATGGCATTCCAAACAGTTCTCTGAAAAGAATGGCTCTATTTCACAAG GCTGCCTACAATATTGGAGGCCATGCAGTCACGGCCAATTCCATCGAACACGCTCTACTATGCTGCAGATCTCCACGGATTGGTCGT TGGTTTGAATCCATACTGTCGACGGCGATGCGGAAGAAATGCGCAGATGAGAAGCAACTCGTCCAGCTCAAATTCGGCCTGCCGGACTGCCAGCCTCTCGCCCTGTTCGCTCTGTGCACAGGAGCTTCATCTGATCCCATG CTGAAGGTGTACACGGCGAAGAACATCAGTGAGGAGCTGGAGCGTGCGAAGCGGGAGTTCCTGCAGGCGAGCGTGGTGGTGAGGAAGTCCAAGAAGGTGTTCCTGCCGCGCCTCGTCGAGCGGTACGCCCGGGAggccggcctcgccggcgccgacgagctcctcgcgTGGGCGCGCGACAACGCCGACGCCCGCGCCACCCAGGACGCCATCCAGCGGCTGtgcgtcgacgccgccggcggccggaggaaggcggcgcagGCCGTCGAGTGGCTCCCCTACAACGCCAGGTTCCGCTACGCCTTCCCCCGGACCATGGTCGACAAGCCACTCTTCTGA